The Andrena cerasifolii isolate SP2316 chromosome 15, iyAndCera1_principal, whole genome shotgun sequence genome includes a window with the following:
- the LOC143377232 gene encoding 60S ribosome subunit biogenesis protein NIP7 homolog isoform X1, whose protein sequence is MQMVEHRKAPSLVGLIRTRPPWRHRTAHLATKPSGNTTSPCIGNNVKVLIDRPDGIYCFREMKGRVYYVSEKILPLASMVNPDRLVSFGTCIGKFTKSGKFRLHITALYHLAPYAQHKIWLKPSAEQQFLYGHHVSKAGLSRITENISQYQGVVVFSTNDIPLGFGVTAKSTMDCKYADPTAIICFHQADIGEYIRSEDSLM, encoded by the exons ATGCAAATGGTAGAACACCGCAAGGCGCCATCTTTAGTCGGCCTAATACGCACGCGCCCACCATGGCGCCATCGTACGGCTCATCTTGCAACTAAACCTAGTGGAAATACTACCAGCCCATG cATCGGTAACAATGTAAAAGTATTAATCGATCGTCCAGATGGTATTTATTGCTTTCGTGAAATGAAAGGCAGAGTATATTACGTTTCTGAAAAGATCTTGCCTCTGGCAAGTATGGTAAATCCAGATCGGCTAGTGAGTTTTGGAACGTGCAttggaaaatttacaaaatcagGAAAATTCAGACTACACATTACTGCGTTATATCATCTGGCCCCATATGCACAG CATAAAATCTGGCTCAAACCCTCCGCTGAACAACAATTCTTATATGGACACCACGTTTCCAAAGCTGGCTTAAGTCGAATTACTGAAAACATATCTCAATATCAAGGAGTGGTTGTTTTCTCCACGAATGACATACCATTG GGTTTTGGTGTCACAGCAAAAAGTACAATGGACTGCAAATATGCAGATCCAACGGCAATAATATGTTTCCACCAAGCTGACATAGGAGAATATATTCGTTCAGAAGATTCTTTAATGTAA
- the LOC143377232 gene encoding 60S ribosome subunit biogenesis protein NIP7 homolog isoform X2, which produces MKRLTEEKTKLVLEKLAKYIGNNVKVLIDRPDGIYCFREMKGRVYYVSEKILPLASMVNPDRLVSFGTCIGKFTKSGKFRLHITALYHLAPYAQHKIWLKPSAEQQFLYGHHVSKAGLSRITENISQYQGVVVFSTNDIPLGFGVTAKSTMDCKYADPTAIICFHQADIGEYIRSEDSLM; this is translated from the exons ATGAAACGTTTAACTGAAGAAAAAACCAAGCTTGTCCTAGAAAAATTAGCCAAGTA cATCGGTAACAATGTAAAAGTATTAATCGATCGTCCAGATGGTATTTATTGCTTTCGTGAAATGAAAGGCAGAGTATATTACGTTTCTGAAAAGATCTTGCCTCTGGCAAGTATGGTAAATCCAGATCGGCTAGTGAGTTTTGGAACGTGCAttggaaaatttacaaaatcagGAAAATTCAGACTACACATTACTGCGTTATATCATCTGGCCCCATATGCACAG CATAAAATCTGGCTCAAACCCTCCGCTGAACAACAATTCTTATATGGACACCACGTTTCCAAAGCTGGCTTAAGTCGAATTACTGAAAACATATCTCAATATCAAGGAGTGGTTGTTTTCTCCACGAATGACATACCATTG GGTTTTGGTGTCACAGCAAAAAGTACAATGGACTGCAAATATGCAGATCCAACGGCAATAATATGTTTCCACCAAGCTGACATAGGAGAATATATTCGTTCAGAAGATTCTTTAATGTAA
- the Tyrrs-m gene encoding tyrosine--tRNA ligase, mitochondrial: protein MNNLVRLRSLMKFLSNRHVHTAKYVLDAENRQLYEDIFPNICVKDIQKLWRNPPQCVYAGFDPTAESLHIGNLLILINLLHWQRCGHEVIILLGGATGIIGDPSYRTSERTEIEQIVLRENLKSIRNDINTIFTNHERYFSKGVQKLIPVKICNNLDWYNDINILSFISEIGKYFKMGAMLGRASVQSRLHSDTGMSFTEFSYPLFQGYDWLHLQRAYNCNFQIGGQDQMGNIVAGYDLVTRYIKKQVYGLTLPLVTAEGGKKFGKSTGNAVWLSPSKSSSFQLYQYFIRTHDSDVEKFLQFFTFIPLHHIKAIVEDHIKNPDLQRAQKILAEKVTLLVHGEEGLVAAKRASAILYDKSIESLAKVNANDLLQLLEGATIAELVPEPGISVHDLAMKAKCFPTERDARRIIAAGGFYINYQKATNTEEVIVPGIHILSNNVTLLRVGKKTYHIVRWL from the exons atgaaCAATTTAGTCAGGTTACGTTCGTTGATGAAATTCTTGAGTAACCGGCATGTACACACTGCAAAGTATGTCTTGGACGCCGAAAATAGACAATTGTACGAAGATATTTTTCCTAATATCTGTGT GAAAGACATACAGAAGTTATGGAGAAATCCTCCGCAATGCGTCTACGCAGGGTTCGATCCAACTGCAGAAAGTTTGCACATAGGAAATTTATTAATTCTCATTAATCTCTTACATTGGCAACGTTGCGGCCATGAAGTAATTATCCTGCTGGGAGGCGCGACAGGCATCATTGGTGACCCAAGCTATCGAACATCGGAACGTACCGAAATAGAACAAATAGTGCTGAGAGAGAATCTAAAATCCATAAGAAACGATATAAACACTATCTTTACGAATCACGAGAGATATTTCAGTAAGGGTGTACAGAAATTGATTCCTGTAAAGATATGCAACAATTTAGACTGGTACAATGACATAAATATACTCTCCTTTATCAGCGAGATTGGGAAGTATTTTAAAATGGGCGCGATGCTTGGCCGTGCCTCTGTACAGTCTAGGTTGCATTCCGATACTGGGATGAGCTTCACAGAATTCAGTTACCCACTTTTCCAAGGGTACGACTGGCTGCATTTACAGCGAGCGTACAATTGCAACTTTCAAATTGGGGGTCAAGATCAAATGGGAAATATAGTAGCTGGTTACGATCTAGTAACTAGGTACATTAAGAAACAAGTTTATGGATTAACACTACCATTAGTCACAGCCGAGGGTGGGAAAAAATTTGGAAAGTCTACTGGCAACGCGGTCTGGCTCTCGCCTTCAAAGTCCTCTAGCTTCCAGCTGTATCAGTACTTCATTAGGACACACGATTCCGACGTGGAAAAGTTTCTTCAGTTTTTTACGTTTATACCTTTACATCACATCAAAGCAATCGTTGAAGATCATATTAAAAATCCAGATCTTCAGAGGGCGCAGAAAATTCTGGCAGAGAAAGTTACACTATTGGTTCATGGCG AAGAGGGATTAGTTGCAGCAAAACGAGCTTCTGCGATCCTTTACGACAAATCTATTGAATCTTTGGCAAAGGTGAATGCGAATGATCTATTACAGCTATTGGAAGGTGCTACTATAGCGGAACTTGTGCCTGAACCTGGTATCAGTGTTCATGATTTAGCTATGAAGGCAAAGTGTTTCCCCACAGAACGTGATGCGAGAAGAATTATCGCGGCTGGtggtttttatattaattaccaGAAAGCTACTAATACAGAGGAGGTCATTGTGCCGGGAATACATATATTGAGCAACAATGTGACGCTACTCAGGGTTGGGAAAAAGACTTACCATATTGTACGGTGGCTGTGA
- the LOC143376793 gene encoding uncharacterized protein LOC143376793 → MYWTITNRVRSVGLDLSRTLRAEPSQCTGATRNKEFKVIVPRVVPRSSDTSLRRIPTSSNHQEEIRMKQHTSRNSYRDEKPKPSRNEDSDAVLRAKTEEERRRRRREWMVEQEKMDRHNRLKRKMAMEYEMRRASNMGLALPQGRCNRFRRSRSESPPSRYRRTSAHHTPHSEDTVLSKKCETSSSTTPLFKGPEGTKINPIELRKIKVDIHRNIPGRVSTNDLKRDIPNKEDVVLKRRAGEGSKPIFDREEIKGAIGVTEEVDEHRTVVTVNLENSENNWNTLKRDLASLSPRRTRNPSPSRTWSRHPRYADCKHENKGSYRSDREKDYSRERKDGERSYREHRERPKDHSGDRKTIDRSRERDRPREQRVPPERYIGPIPVPIYYGNFQPRSLMVGPWIPICWPRSRGARIGQLPRAANFGGGKIGRPH, encoded by the exons ATGTACTGGACTATCACCAATCGCGTGCGTAGCGTAGGTCTCGATCTGTCTCGAACACTCCGAGCTGAACCGTCGCAGTGCACAGGTGCAACGCGGAACAAGGAATTCAAAGTGATTGTGCCACGTGTTGTACCTAGAAGCAGTGATACAAGTTTACGAAGAATTCCAACATCTTCTAACCACCAAGAAGAGATAC GAATGAAACAACATACATCGAGGAATTCGTATCGTGATGAAAAGCCTAAGCCCTCGCGTAATGAAGATAGTGACGCGGTTCTACGTGCAAAAACGGAAGAGGAGAGGCGACGGCGTAGACGCGAATGGATGGTCGAACAAGAAAAAATGGACAGACACAATAGACTGAAAAGAAAAATGGCTATGGAGTATGAGATGCGACGCGCTAGTAATATGGGCTTAGCACTTCCTCAAGGAAGATGCAACAGATTTCGTAGGAGTAGAAGCGAATCTCCACCTAGTCGATATAGAAGAACTTCTGCGCATCATACACCTCATTCTGAAGATACTGTACTTTCTAAAAA GTGTGAAACATCAAGTAGTACAACACCCTTATTTAAAGGACCTGAAGGCACAAAAATTAATCCAATAGAACTTCGCAAAATCAAAGTAGACATTCATAGAAACATTCCTGGAAGAGTATCTACCAATGATCTCAAGCGGGATATACCCAACAAGGAAGATGTGGTGCTTAAAAGAAGAGCGG GAGAGGGATCCAAGCCGATATTtgatagagaagaaataaaggGAGCAATAGGTGTAACGGAAGAAGTTGACGAACATCGTACTGTCGTAACtgtgaatttggaaaattcag aaaACAACTGGAACACGTTGAAAAGGGATTTGGCGTCCTTGAGTCCTAGAAGAACCCGAAATCCCAGTCCTAGCCGCACGTGGTCCCGTCACCCCAG GTATGCTGATTGTAAGCATGAAAATAAAGGAAGCTACAGAAGTGATAG GGAGAAAGATTATAGTAGAGAGCGGAAAGATGGTGAGAGATCTTACCGAGAACATCGAGAGCGGCCCAAAGATCATTCTGGAGACAGGAAGACAATAGATAGATCCAGAGAAAGAGATAGGCCTAGAGAACAAAGGGTTCCTCCAGAGCGTTATATTGGACCAATTCCTGTTCCTATTTATTATGGA AATTTTCAACCGAGATCATTAATGGTTGGACCGTGGATCCCAATTTGCTGGCCCAGATCTAGGGGGGCGCGAATAGGGCAattgcccagagcggcaaattttgggggcggcaaaattggtagaccccattaa
- the LOC143377176 gene encoding uncharacterized protein LOC143377176, producing MLLRKNIQKMLNYFYQMENKNPSDTLLHLAVTNGDIDTVETILRREVDIDAACEDGTTVLHKAIRWYKIELIKLLLSRGANVNAEGEYGQTSLHIAVEAGYIELVELLLKHGAYINSVCTYGGKENCTPLYIAVIRRNKKLVKLLLEHGANVDAQDQAGKTILYFAVEDGCSLIVQYLLKHHPDVNNRSNRSALNVAVHGNGRDYSKIAENLLQYGLTINPEDANTYKLLHTAVSKGYLTIVEELLKYGHDVNMVNYSGPRKGCTPLHVATKNKQEEIAKLLVSYGAGVNAQDETGKTPIFYAVEKNCREIVKLLLRHGANVNTRDKHGRTALHFTALNEHVTSECQLDINVNVEIAKLLLRSGANVNAESETLKVLLEYDTDVNYTIKNCGIPLHIAAEGGKLSIVDVRLKFGADVDSKDYCGRTALRIAAEGGKLSIVDVRLKFGADVDSKDYCGRTALHIAAEGGKLSIVEVLLKFGADVDSKDHCGRTALHIAAESSDQRIVEALLKFGADIHSKDQRGRTALHIACDKGNGYIIIALLEHSCDITIMNSCYEQMLRSCDSDDAYSRNDIPMILNHHAVKVKTANLYASKDLPLISSQDVTCTFQNECEEEIARMKGEKVGNANISFYDILTKKASQLAIYAGNESIVQAFRSGDYEKKFPIYATMINGKFRKGQRRKVVIAQGNQIFHSLFTNFLGIPYDCTEKIFDYLSNEDLRTIMDACKRS from the coding sequence ATGCTATTaagaaaaaacatacaaaagATGTTGAACTACTTTTATCAAATggaaaacaaaaatccttccgATACTCTCCTTCATTTGGCTGTTACAAACGGTGACATAGACACTGTTGAGACTATTTTGCGTAGAGAAGTTGATATTGATGCTGCATGTGAGGATGGTACAACTGTACTTCACAAAGCAATTCGATGGTACAAAATCGAACTTATCAAGTTGCTTTTAAGCAGAGGTGCTAATGTCAATGCTGAAGGAGAATATGGTCAAACTTCCCTGCATATTGCAGTCGAGGCAGGGTATATAGAACTTGTTGAGCTCCTTTTAAAACATGGAGCTTATATTAATTCTGTGTGTACCTATGGTGGCAAGGAAAATTGTACACCACTGTACATCGCTGTTATACGCAGAAATAAAAAACTCGTTAAGCTACTTTTAGAACATGGAGCTAACGTTGATGCTCAAGATCAGGCTGGTAAAACTATATTATACTTTGCTGTTGAAGATGGATGTTCATTAATTGTTCAGTATCTTCTAAAGCATCATCCTGATGTGAATAACAGAAGCAACAGGAGCGCTCTTAATGTTGCAGTGCATGGCAATGGAAGAGATTATAGCAAGATTGCTGAAAACCTGCTTCAATATGGTCTTACCATCAACCCTGAAGATGCAAACACTTATAAATTGCTGCACACTGCTGTTAGCAAAGGATATTTGACAATTGTCGAAGAACTCCTAAAATATGGTCATGATGTTAACATGGTAAACTACTCAGGACCCAGAAAGGGTTGTACACCTTTACATGTTGCAACTAAAAACAAACAGGAGGAAATAGCCAAACTCCTGGTCAGTTATGGAGCTGGTGTAAATGCTCAAGATGAAACTGGAAAGACTCCGATATTTTATGCCGTTGAGAAGAACTGCAGAGAAATCGTCAAACTTCTTTTAAGACACGGTGCTAATGTTAACACTAGAGATAAACATGGGAGAACGGCATTGCACTTTACTGCTTTAAACGAGCATGTAACCAGTGAATGCCAGCTTGATATTAATGTCAACGTAGAAATTGCCAAGTTGCTGTTAAGAAGCGGAGCTAATGTAAACGCTGAAAGTGAAACGCTTAAGGTGCTTTTGGAATATGACACGGAcgttaattacacaattaaaaATTGTGGAATACCACTTCACATTGCTGCTGAAGGTGGTAAACTGAGCATTGTCGATGTCCGCTTAAAATTTGGTGCCGACGTCGATTCTAAGGATTACTGTGGCAGAACTGCGCTTCGCATTGCTGCTGAAGGTGGTAAACTGAGCATTGTCGATGTCCGCTTAAAATTTGGTGCCGACGTCGATTCTAAGGATTACTGTGGCAGAACTGCGCTTCACATTGCTGCTGAAGGTGGTAAACTGAGCATTGTCGAGGTCCTCTTAAAATTTGGTGCCGACGTTGATTCTAAGGATCACTGTGGCAGAACTGCGCTTCACATTGCTGCTGAGAGCAGTGATCAGAGAATTGTTGAGGCTCTCTTAAAATTTGGTGCCGACATCCATTCTAAAGATCAACGTGGGAGAACGGCGCTTCACATTGCTTGTGACAAAGGGAACGGATATATTATTATAGCTCTTCTAGAGCACAGTTGTGATATTACTATTATGAATTCATGTTATGAACAAATGTTGCGCAGTTGTGATTCCGATGACGCTTATAGTCGAAATGACATTCCTATGATCCTTAATCATCACGCAGTTAAAGTGAAAACTGCAAATTTATATGCAAGTAAAGATTTGCCATTAATTAGTAGCCAAGACGTAACATGTACTTTTCAGAACGAATGTGAGGAAGAAATAGCAAGGATGAAGGGTGAGAAGGTTGGGAATGCTAATATCTCATTTTATGATATCTTGACAAAAAAAGCAAGTCAATTAGCAATATACGCAGGAAATGAAAGTATAGTACAGGCCTTTAGATCAGGTGATtacgaaaaaaagtttccaaTATATGCTACTATGATAAATGGTAAGTTTAGAAAAGGGCAAAGGAGGAAAGTGGTGATCGCACAGGGCAATCAAATTTTCCATTCTCTCTTTACCAATTTCCTTGGTATTCCATATGATTGCACTGAGAAAATATTTGATTATCTAAGTAACGAAGATTTAAGAACGATAATGGACGCTTGCAAGCGTAGTTAA
- the LOC143377187 gene encoding general transcription factor II-I repeat domain-containing protein 2-like: MAEASRSSKRKASSVILPFKPSWEEAYLFTKYEGKLKCLSCSKTFTCARSFNLKRHYDANHAQDYENLTREERLQTIQVLKDKLSQAEDDDLSEDENACFNNESAVRCSYKIALEIAKSSRPFTDGEFIKNWLLITAELCLDEINKFESISLSRMTIMRRIQEMANDITRQLTDLGQEFTGFSLAMDEAIDISGTSHLAIFIRGVNENLEIIEGLLDFCSLKETTTGDDITAYVEEAVDNISLDWAKLVSITTSGSPAMMEKYVGFVDSLRKKLKSLAVPRDISVVHSMLHQQNLCAKSIELQHVMSVVIRVTNYIRTNGANHREFKTFLSDVQAEYGDLPLRSELQWFSRGKILDRFFHLRDEIILFMGMVDQLVPELQDNEWLCDLGFLSDMTDHLDALNTQLRGKEKSIVDFHNSVCAFKEKIQLWTRQIERKNVCHFPKLKSVITQDTNLNRYESILRNLDDEFSSRFQDLQSLENDFNIVATPFSVNVDEAAPQFQLELIDLRYDLLMKDKFQRKSSVSNFYKNFPQNRYPRLHECASRIIVMVGSTYLCEKLFSVMKKAKSSFRTAMTDYNLKCSLILSTHQSLVPNITRLLEKKRLQVRRTSVAKQ; the protein is encoded by the exons ATGGCTGAAGCTTCGAGAAGTTCGAAACGGAAAGCCTCAAGTGTCATACTTCCCTTCAAGCCCTCGTGGGAAGAAGCGTACCTGTTTACGAAGTACGAAGGTAAGCTCAAATGCCTATCGTGTTCTAAAACCTTCACGTGTGCAAGAAGCTTCAATTTGAAGCGTCATTATGACGCTAACCACGCGCAAGATTATGAAAACCTGACGCGAGAAGAACGCCTTCAAACAATCCAGGTGTTAAAAGATAAACTATCGCAAGCGGAAGACGACGATCTATCGGAGGAT GAGAATGCTTGTTTCAATAACGAGTCCGCAGTTCGATGCAGTTACAAAATCGCATTGGAGATTGCAAAATCTTCGCGCCCCTTTACAGACGGGGAATTCATAAAGAATTGGTTGCTGATTACAGCTGAACTTTGCTTGGACGAAATCAACAAATTCGAGTCGATAAGCCTGTCTCGAATGACAATAATGCGCCGCATACAGGAGATGGCCAACGATATAACGCGGCAGTTAACTGATTTGGGACAGGAATTCACCGGATTTAGTCTGGCCATGGACGAAGCCATAGATATATCGGGAACCTCTCATTTGGCGATATTTATTCGGGGCgtcaatgaaaatttagaaataataGAGGGGCTGCTAGACTTTTGTTCGTTGAAGGAAACAACGACCGGGGATGATATTACGGCGTATGTAGAGGAGGCTGTCGATAATATTAGTTTAGACTGGGCCAAACTTGTGTCTATTACAACCAGCGGTTCTCCTGCCATGATGGAGAAATATGTAGGCTTCGTTGACAGCCTccgaaagaaattgaagagtCTAGCAGTCCCTCGGGACATTAGCGTCGTGCATAGTATGTTGCACCAACAGAACTTGTGTGCGAAGAGTATCGAATTACAGCATGTAATGTCGGTAGTAATTCGCGTTACGAATTACATTCGCACGAACGGCGCGAATCATAGAGAGTTTAAAACGTTTTTGAGCGACGTACAAGCCGAGTACGGCGATCTACCATTGCGCAGCGAATTACAGTGGTTCAGCCGAGGGAAGATTCTAGATCGATTTTTCCATCTCCGGGATGAAATTATCCTTTTCATGGGCATGGTAGATCAGCTTGTACCGGAACTACAAGATAACGAATGGCTGTGCGATTTGGGATTTCTCTCGGACATGACGGATCATTTAGATGCGTTGAACACGCAACTGCGAGGAAAAGAGAAATCGATCGTAGACTTCCACAATTCAGTTTGCGCGTTTAAAGAGAAAATTCAATTGTGGACGAGACAGATCGAAAGGAAAAACGTGTGCCATTTTCCAAAATTGAAATCGGTTATCACGCAGGATACGAACTTGAATCGTTACGAGAGCATATTGCGCAATTTAGACGACGAATTTTCCAGCCGGTTTCAAGATTTACAGTCGCTTGAGAATGATTTTAATATCGTTGCAACGCCGTTTTCGGTAAACGTAGACGAGGCTGCGCCACAGTTTCAGTTGGAGTTAATAGATTTGAGATATGATTTGCTGATGAAGGATAAATTTCAGAGGAAAAGCAGCGTtagtaatttttataaaaatttccctCAGAATAGATATCCACGATTGCACGAATGCGCGTCGAGGATAATCGTTATGGTCGGTTCAACATATCTGTGTGAAAAACTGTTTTCTGTTATGAAGAAAGCAAAATCGTCATTCCGCACAGCCATGACGGACTACAATTTAAAATGTTCATTAATTTTAAGCACGCATCAAAGTTTGGTCCCTAACATAACACGTTTGCTTGAAAAGAAACGGCTACAAGTACGAAGAACATCGGTAGCCAAACAATAG